A stretch of DNA from Candidatus Poribacteria bacterium:
GAAAAATCGCGTTGATTCCTGACCCAGTTGTCGCCTTTGATGACGACGAAATTCAACTCCGCAACTACGAAGGTGACGTCTACAGTTATCCAAGCACGCCCTTCTTTGATGAGGACTGGTAAACCGTTGTGTAGAACCTATCAAAACCTAAAGAACCTATCAAAACCTATAGATCTTTGAGTTTGTGTCGACTTCCTGCTTGGTCTTACCGAAACTCCACAGGCGTTTCGCGTCTCGGTGCAACTCACCGCGACGGTGCTTTATGAGACAGGACACAGTTTGATTGCTGCGTTAAGGTCTCTATCGCCTTCAAAACCACATTCGGGGCAGTGATAGGTGCGTTCAGAAAGCACCAACTCTGTTTTCTTGTGTCCACAGTTGCTACAGGTTTTAGAACTGGCGAGGAATTGCGGTGCCTCGGTTATCGGTATGCCACGCCTCTCTGCTTTGTATTTGAGTTTCGTGAGAAAGCCACCCAACGCTGAATCGGAAAGTGCTTTTGAGAGTTTCCGATTCTTGAGCATGTTGGTAACCTTCAGCGTCTCTATACCGATAGCACTTGCTTTACGAACAATCCGTATTGTTGCTTGGTGGTGAGCGTCTTCACGGATATTACCGATCCGTGCATGCACAGAAGTAAGTATACGCTTTGCCCTCTGCCAGTTCTGACTGCCTTTCTGCCTGCGCGAAAGTCTGCGATTGGCACGTGCTAACTTGCGTTCATATCGCTTCAGCG
This window harbors:
- a CDS encoding transposase, which produces LKRYERKLARANRRLSRRQKGSQNWQRAKRILTSVHARIGNIREDAHHQATIRIVRKASAIGIETLKVTNMLKNRKLSKALSDSALGGFLTKLKYKAERRGIPITEAPQFLASSKTCSNCGHKKTELVLSERTYHCPECGFEGDRDLNAAIKLCPVS